The Pigmentiphaga aceris DNA segment TGAACCTGGTGGTGAACGCCCGCGACGCCATGCCCCAGGGCGGCATGCTGTGCATCAGCACGGCCAATGCACAGATCGCCGCAGACGATGTGGCACCGAAAGCGGAGCTTGAGCCTGGCGACTACGTGCGCCTGACGGTGGCCGACGCCGGTGTGGGCATGACGCCAGACATCCTGGCACATGCCTTCGACCCGTTCTTCACCACCAAACCGCGCGGGCAGGGCACCGGTTTGGGGCTGTCGATGATCTACGGGTTCGTCAAACAATCCGGCGGACACATCCACGTCGACACCACACCCGGTCAGGGCACCGCCATCGACGTCTACCTGCCGCGTTATATCGGCCGTGCCGCACCCGAGCGCGACCAGGAATCGACGGCCTCACCTGCGGCGGCTGGCAATGGCTACGTGGTGCAGGTGGTTGAAGACGACGATGTGATTCGCGCGCTGACCGTCGAAACCTTGCAGGCTGCCGGTTATCGGGTTTTTCAGGCGCCCGATGGCATGGCCGGCCTGGCGGCAGTCCGTGCGGCCGATCAGTTGGATGCGCTGGTGACCGATGTAGGCTTGCCGGGGATGAACGGCAGACAGTTGGCCGATGCGGCACGCCTGGATAGGCCTAATTTGCCGGTGTTGTTCATGACCGGCTACGCTGAAAGTGCGGTGATTACCAGCGAGACGCTTGGGCCGGCCATGGAAATGATCATCAAGCCCTTCTCGATGGACTTGCTGCTGGAACGGGTGGGGGCCTTGATTGCTCAGTCGATCAAACCATCGACGGAAGCTTGAGCGACGCCGCATCACGCTGACTGAACAACCATTGTCGAACGCTGGCAATCGATTCGCCCGCACTTGGCTTGCGCGGGCTGACGACGTAAAAATCGAGTGGGCCATGCAGGCTCACGCCGAATGGATCGACAAGTCGGCCAGCGGCCAGGTCCGACTCGACCAGAAAACGACTGGCCAATGCGAGTCCTTGCCCTGCGATGGCGGCTTCAAGCGCCAGCGAAGTCTGATTGAAGCGGATATTGCGGGTCGAGCTGGCCGGCGACGACTTCAGCGCATGCGTGATGAAATCCGGCCACAGGCTGTGCCCGTCATGAAGCAGCGCAAAGTGTTCGATTGCCGAGGAAGCAAGGCGAGCATTGCTGCTCGTCTGCTCCCGAGGCAGTCCAGCCGCGTTTTCGGTAGCAGTGGCAACCAGCGCCGGGCTGCATACCGCAATGACATCTTGCCTGAACAGCAGGTCTGCGCTCAGTCCAGGCCCGAACGGCGGACGGCTTTGGCGCACGGCGATGTCAATGCCATCGGACTGGAAATTTGCAATCGCCTCGCTCGCCTGGATGCGCAGATCCAGCATGGGGTAAGCCGTCATGAAAGTGGAAAGGCGCGGAATCAGCCATTTGGCCGCAAAGGTCGGTGTCACGCTGATGGTCAACTGCAATGGCACAGGTCGTAATGCAGCAGTTGCGTCCATGATCAGCGCGAAGGCTTTGCGAATCTGTTCGAGATAATGGCGCCCCGGCTCGGTCAAGGCCAAGGCGCGCGGCAAACGTTCGAACAGCTTGATGCCAAGTTCTGCTTCCAGGCCACGCACATGCTGCGCCACGGCGCTTTGTGTCACGCCCAGTTCCATCGCGGCGAGCCGGAAGCTCAGGTGACGCCCGGCGGCGTCAAATGCGCGCAGGGCATTCAACGATGGCAATTCAGACAAACGTGTACGCATGCAATCGTTTTTCTACACTCAATTGAAAGCCAAACTGCTTTTCTGATTCTCTATAGTAGGTTGTTTCAGGCTATGGAACCTACTGGAGCGTATCGATGACTGTAGAAAAAGTAGAAATTGGCACCGCCGTAGATGAAAAGGTAGCCATCGTCACCGCTGGCGGCAGTGGCATGGGCGCTGCGGCCGCGCGCAAGCTGGCTGCCGAGGGCTTTCGGGTGGCGATTCTGTCTTCCTCGGGCAAGGGCGAGACGCTTGCCGCAGAACTGGGCGGCCTGGGTGTCACTGGCTCGAACCAGTCCAACGAGGATCTGCAACGCCTGGTAGACTTGGTGATGTCGACCTGGGGTCGCATCGACGTGCTGGTCAACAGCGCAGGCCACGGGCCGCGCGCACCCATTCTTGAACTGACCGACGACGACTGGCACCGGGGCCTGGACGTCTATTTCATGAACGTGATCCGCCCGACGCGCCTGGTGACGCCGATCATGCAGAAGCAGGGTGGGGGCGTAATCATCAATATCTCGACCTTTGCCGCGTTCGAGCCCGACCCGGTGTTTCCGACCTCGGGTGTGTTCCGCGCGGGCCTGGCGTCTTTCACGAAGCTGTTCGCGGACAAGTACGCAGCCGAGAATGTGCGTATGAACAATGTGCTGCCCGGTTTCATCGACAGCCTGCCCGAGAAGGAAGTGTTCCGCGAACGGATTCCCATGGGCCGTTATGGCAAGACCGACGAAGTGGCCGCAACGATTGCCTTCCTGGCCTCGCCGGGTGCGGGCTACATCACGGGGCAGAACATTCGGATCGATGGCGGCATTACGCGCTCGGTGTGAGGTGGCGGTGCTGGCCGGGTGGTTTGAACAAGTGGTTTGGACAAGTGCGGTAGTCCAGCCACTTGAACACTGCTTTGGGTCAACATGGAAGGGGCGAGCAATGCCCCTGCAACGTTGACCCCGCGCTGCATGCGTCGTCGCCGTCTTCCGACCGGTGGCGCAGGCAAACGCGTATCCAGTCATCAGAACGCGGTCAATACCACCTGTTCGTGGTTGACCTTCGGTGCTTCGGCGAAGTGCGGGCTAACCAGTTGACGCCACTGCGTGAAGTTGTCGGATTCGCGGAAATCGACCATGTGGTTTTCGATGGTTTCCCAGCCCACCACCAGCGTGTAGGACAGCGGAGCCTCGACCGACTTCAGCAGCTTGAAGCTCAGGCAGCCTTTCGAGCTTTTGAAGAAAGGCGCGGCTTGCGCGGCAGCGGCTTCGAATGCAGCTTCGGAACCGGCTTTGATGGTGAGATGGGCGTACTCGTAAACCATGATGGGTGTCTGTCCTGTGAAAATGGGACCGCAGCGCAATGCGCCGTCAGGGGGGTCTACGATAACGCAGCAAAGCCGATGCTAAGCTCGACCCATCCTGGTTTCATGGGGCAGGTATGTTCATGCACTCCCATCCCGGTGCGATCCGCACCACCGAATCTGGCACAGACTCGGGCACAGACAAGCTGGTGACAGACAAACATGGCGTGATTGACCACACCACTGCGCTGACTGCGGCTCGTCCCGACGCCGCACACCACACCGACCCTTTCGCCGACCAGACGCCACCTGCGCCATCGCCCATGATCGCGCTGGATCGTCTGCGCGACTTGCTGGCCGGTTCACGTCGCTGCTTCGTATTGACGGGTGCCGGGTGCAGCACCGCGTCCGGCATTCCTGACTATCGTGATCTGGACGGTGCCTGGAAGCGTCCGCCGCCCATGCAATACCGGCTGTTCATGGATCAGCCGCTGTCACGCGCGCGTTATTGGGCGCGCAGCATGATCGGCTGGCGGCGTTTCGGGTCTGCCAAGCCCAATGCCGCGCACGAAGCCTTGGCGCGTTTCGAGGCAGGCGGTGCCATGTCGCTGCTGCTGACGCAGAACGTGGACGGCCTGCACGAACAAGCCGGCAATCGTGAAGTGGTGGACCTGCACGGTCGATTGGACCGCGTGCGTTGCATGCAGTGCGAAGCGCGTAGCCCCCGTGCTGAGTTCCAACAACGATTGGAACGCGCCAATCCTGACTGGGTGGCCCTGGATGCAGCTGTGGCGCCAGATGGCGACGCCGATCTGGGCGATTTCGATTTTGGGCAGTTTGTGGTGCCGCCCTGTACCGTTTGCGGCGGCATTCTGAAGCCTGATGTGGTGTTTTTTGGCGAGAACGTGCCGCGCGACCGGGTGGATCACGCCATGCAGCGCCTGGCCGGGTCTGACCTGATGCTGGTGGTGGGGTCGTCGTTGATGGTGTATTCCGGCTATCGCTTTGCGACTGCGGCGGCGGCCAGCGGCATCCCGATCGTGTCCATCAACATCGGTGTGACACGCGCCGATTCCTTGCTGGCCTTCAAGGTCGAGGCCCCTTGCGGCGAGGCCTTGTCCTTGCTGTGGCCGGGGTGATGTGGAGCGTGTCCCAAAAAGCGCCGCAAAAAGTGCAGCGCCATCGGCGTGGACTGCGCCTTACAATGTCTGGCCCGACTTTCCGGATGCGCCATGCCGAAACCTGAATCGCAGCACGCCGACACTTCGCTGTTCGCGGGTTCCCTGTTTGGCGACCCCTTGGTGGACCCATCGTCGGATCCTTTGTTCGATCCAGCCGATCCGCTGGTTGACTCGGGCATCGTAGAGAACGCTGCCACAGTGCTGCCTGATGGCCCTGCAGCCGCGCCCGCCCTGGGTGTTTCTGCCCCGGTTGCCCCCGCACTTTCGCTTGCTCCACCCTTGGTGCCCCCGGTTATCCTGCTGCATCCCGACGACGAGCGACACATGCGCCAAGCCATGCTGCTCGCGCGCCAGGCCTGGGATGCGGGCGAAGTCCCGGTAGGCGCGTTGGTTGTGGGGGCCGATGGCTCGGTGTTGGGGCAGGGGGCAAACGCCCCCATCGGCAGGTCCGACCCCACGGCGCACGCTGAAATCATTGCCTTGCGCTCGGCCTGCGGCCACGCAGCCAACTACCGTCTGCCTGGGGCCACGCTATACGTCACGCTGGAACCCTGCGCCATGTGCATGGGCGCCATGCTGCATGCCCGGCTTGCCCGGGTGGTTTATGGCGCGCCCGATCCCAAGACTGGTGCCTGCGGCGGTGTGATCGACTTGCCCGCAGTGGGCACGTTGAATCATCAGACGACCGTGGTGGGGGGCGTCTTGGCTGATGAGTGCGGCGAGTTGTTGCGCGCGTTCTTCCGGGAACGCCGGCAGCAAAGCCGTGAGGCCCGTGTGCAGGCGGCAAGCGGCTGAATTCGGGGCAATCCCAGGTCAACGCCAAGGCAAATTCAGGTCAATGATTTGTCATTGCTGGCCTTGCGTGCGGGTTCGCGGCGTATCCTCGGGTAATAATAGCGGTCGTCCCTTACTTGCGCTGCCGCGCCCCGCGACCTCCCATGGCCAAAAAGAAAGCCCCGTCCGCCGCTGACGTCACGCCTGCCCACGATCACCAGCACGACCATTCGCATGATCACGCGCACGACCATGGGCACGCGCACCAGCACGACCATGTGCATGGCGACGCCTGCGGCTGTGGTTCGAATGGCGACTTCGAGCTGGCGCACGATGGGGCCTACGATGGCTCGCCGCTGCCGCGCAAGAAGATGGGCATCTACATGGTGTCGCCGTCGGGCGCAGTCGACCCGGAAGCCATTGCCAAGGCGCGTGTCACCTTGGCAGAACAAGGCTTCAAGGTCTCGGTAGACCGCGCTGCCTTGCTGCGCAACCAGCGTTTTGCCGGCACCGACGCGCAGCGTCTTGCTGGCCTGCATCGCGCCGCTACCCAGAAACACGAGATCGTGATGGCCACGCGCGGCGGCTACGGCCTGTCGCGACTACTGCCGCAGATCGATTGGAAGCTGCTGGCCGACAGCGGCAAGAAATTCGTCGGGTATAGCGATTTCACCGCGCTGCAACTGGGTTTGCTGGCCAAGACCGGAGCTGTCAGTTACGCCGGCCCGTGTGCGGCTGGGGATTTCGGTGGCAAAAAAATCGACGACCTGACTTCGGAAATCTTCGCTGAAGTCATGCACGGCGAACTGGAACTGCTCAGCTTCGATACCCAAGACGCGGACCCCGTCGATTGCCGCGGCATTCTGTGGGGCGGCAATCTGGCCATGGTTACCGCGCTGCTTGGCACGCCGTACATGCCCAAGATCAAGGGCGGCATCCTGTTCCTGGAAGACGTCAACGAACATCCCTACAGCATCGAGCGCATGTTTGCGCAACTGCTGCAGGCAGGCGTGCTGGCTAAACAGAAGGCCATCGTGCTGGGCAGCTTCACGGAATACCGCCTGACGGCGAACGATGCCGGCTACGACCTGAAGGAAGCCATTGCATGGCTGCGTCGTGAAAGCGGTGTGCCGGTCATCACCGGTTTGCCCTTCGGTCACACCCCGTTCAAGGTGACCTTGCCGGTTGGTGCCAAGGTTGGACTGGCCACGGAAGATGGCGTCGCCCACCTGGTCATTGATGAGCACCATCACCACTAAGCCCTGCTGCACGGCCAGTTTCAGCCAGTGATTGGCAGGGGCAGTGCACGCCTTCGCGCGGGATTTACGCCCGATGGCCATGCCCCCTGATACAATCACTGGTTGCTTTCGAACTTTCTAAGTTGCCCTCGCTGTGATCTCAACCGCAAACCTCACCATTCAGTTCGGCCCCAAGCCCTTGTTCGAGAATGTCTCGGTCAAGTTCGGGGACGGCAATCGCTACGGGCTGATCGGCGCCAACGGTAGCGGAAAATCGACCCTGATGAAAATCATCGGCGGCGATCTGGAATCCACCGCGGGCAATGTCTCGCTCGAACCCAATACCCGCCTGGGCAAGCTGCGCCAGGACCAGTTTGCATTCGAAGACGTGCGGGTGCTGGACGTCGTGCTGATGGGCCACACGGAAATGTGGCAGGCCATGACGGACCGTGATGCGATCTACGCCAACCCGGACGCAAGCGACGAAGATTACATGCGCGCCGCGGAACTGGAAGCCAAGTTCTCGGAATACGACGGCTACACCGCCGAAGCCCGCGCAGGTGAGCTGCTGCTGGGCCTGGAATTCCCGGTTGACCAGCATCAGCTGCCCATGCGCGAAATTGCGCCGGGCTGGAAGCTGCGTGTGCTGCTGGCGCAGGCGCTGTTCTCGAACCCCGACGTGCTGCTGCTCGATGAGCCGACCAACAACCTGGACATCAACACCATTCGTTGGGTCGAGGACGTGTTGAACCGCTATCAGTCGACCATGATCATCATCAGTCACGATCGACATTTCCTGAACCAGGTCTGCACCCACATGGCCGACCTGGACTACGGCGAAGTCCGCATTTACCCGGGCAACTACGACGAATACATGCTGGCATCGACCCAGGCGCGCGAGCGTCAGTCGAATTCCAACGCCAAGGCCAAGGAACGCATTGTCGAGCTGCAGGACTTCGTGCGCCGCTTCTCGGCCAACAAGTCCAAGGCCCGCCAGGCTACCTCGCGTCTGAAGCAGATCGACAAGATCAAGGCCGAAGCCGTGGTGGTCAAGCCGTCTTCGCGCGTGAATCCGTATATCCGCTTCGAAGTCAAAAAGGTCATGCACCGCCAGGCCGTCGAGCTGCAATCGATTGCCAAGTCCTACGACGGCGTGCCGGTCATCAAGCCGTTCTCGGCCATGGTGGAAGCGGGCGAAAAGATCGCCATCATCGGTGCCAACGGTGTGGGTAAGACCACGCTGCTGCGCATGCTGGCCGGTGATCTGGCCCCGGATCGCGGCGAGCTGAAGTGGTCTGACAACGCCAACCTGGGCTACATGGCGCAGGACGTGTCAGACCAGTTCAAGAAGGTCGAAATCGTTTTCGACTGGATGAGCAACTGGCGTCAAGAGGGCGACGACGACCAGTCGATGCGCTCGGTGCTGGGTCGTCTGCTGTTCTCGGCCGACGATCTGCCGAAGGAAGTGCAGGTGCTGTCCGGCGGCGAGAAGAACCGCATGATGTTCGGCAAGCTGATGCTGGGTCGTCACAACGTGCTGCTGATGGACGAGCCGACCAATCACCTGGACATGGAATCGATCGAGTCGCTGCAATTCGCGCTGGAAAAATTCGAAGGCACGCTGTTCTTCGTGTCCCATGACCGTGAATTCGTGTCGGGTTTGGCCAGCCGCATCATCGAAATCCTGCCCTCGGGCGAGATTGTCGATTACAAGGGCACCTACGACGAATACCTGGAATCGCGCGGTATCGAGAACTGATACGCGCACAGCAGCCAGTCGCTGCGCCAGTGCCACGCGGCTCGTGTCCGGTCTGACAAGACTGGCACGAGCCGCAGTCGTTTGTGGCTGGCAAGACGGGCAGCGATCAGATTTGGAACAGGGAGGCTGGGCTGTCTGTCTGCACCAGACCTGATTGCATTAGATTTGATGCATCAGACTTAACCGCATCAGACTTAACCGCATCAGACTTAACCGCATCAGACTTAACGCATCAGGCATGACCCTCGGCCATGAACCGCGTGCGGTATTCCGATGGGCTGATTCCCACGCGTTGGCGGAAGTGGTGGCGCAGCCCGTAGGCGTTGCCCAGGCCTACGGTGTTTGCAATGTCATCGAGGCTGCCGCTGCGTTCCCGAAGCAGCGTTTTTGCGGCTTCCAGACGTTCCAACGTCAACCATTCGCCAGGTGGCATGCCGGTGGCTTCGACAAAGCGGCGCACAAAGGTGCGGTTGCTCATCCGGCATGCCTGCGCCATGCGGGCAATCGTCCAGCGGCCGGACAGCTCGGTGCGTAT contains these protein-coding regions:
- a CDS encoding SDR family oxidoreductase; amino-acid sequence: MTVEKVEIGTAVDEKVAIVTAGGSGMGAAAARKLAAEGFRVAILSSSGKGETLAAELGGLGVTGSNQSNEDLQRLVDLVMSTWGRIDVLVNSAGHGPRAPILELTDDDWHRGLDVYFMNVIRPTRLVTPIMQKQGGGVIINISTFAAFEPDPVFPTSGVFRAGLASFTKLFADKYAAENVRMNNVLPGFIDSLPEKEVFRERIPMGRYGKTDEVAATIAFLASPGAGYITGQNIRIDGGITRSV
- a CDS encoding ABC-F family ATPase, with product MISTANLTIQFGPKPLFENVSVKFGDGNRYGLIGANGSGKSTLMKIIGGDLESTAGNVSLEPNTRLGKLRQDQFAFEDVRVLDVVLMGHTEMWQAMTDRDAIYANPDASDEDYMRAAELEAKFSEYDGYTAEARAGELLLGLEFPVDQHQLPMREIAPGWKLRVLLAQALFSNPDVLLLDEPTNNLDINTIRWVEDVLNRYQSTMIIISHDRHFLNQVCTHMADLDYGEVRIYPGNYDEYMLASTQARERQSNSNAKAKERIVELQDFVRRFSANKSKARQATSRLKQIDKIKAEAVVVKPSSRVNPYIRFEVKKVMHRQAVELQSIAKSYDGVPVIKPFSAMVEAGEKIAIIGANGVGKTTLLRMLAGDLAPDRGELKWSDNANLGYMAQDVSDQFKKVEIVFDWMSNWRQEGDDDQSMRSVLGRLLFSADDLPKEVQVLSGGEKNRMMFGKLMLGRHNVLLMDEPTNHLDMESIESLQFALEKFEGTLFFVSHDREFVSGLASRIIEILPSGEIVDYKGTYDEYLESRGIEN
- a CDS encoding antibiotic biosynthesis monooxygenase family protein — encoded protein: MVYEYAHLTIKAGSEAAFEAAAAQAAPFFKSSKGCLSFKLLKSVEAPLSYTLVVGWETIENHMVDFRESDNFTQWRQLVSPHFAEAPKVNHEQVVLTAF
- a CDS encoding NAD-dependent protein deacetylase; translation: MIALDRLRDLLAGSRRCFVLTGAGCSTASGIPDYRDLDGAWKRPPPMQYRLFMDQPLSRARYWARSMIGWRRFGSAKPNAAHEALARFEAGGAMSLLLTQNVDGLHEQAGNREVVDLHGRLDRVRCMQCEARSPRAEFQQRLERANPDWVALDAAVAPDGDADLGDFDFGQFVVPPCTVCGGILKPDVVFFGENVPRDRVDHAMQRLAGSDLMLVVGSSLMVYSGYRFATAAAASGIPIVSINIGVTRADSLLAFKVEAPCGEALSLLWPG
- a CDS encoding LysR substrate-binding domain-containing protein; its protein translation is MRTRLSELPSLNALRAFDAAGRHLSFRLAAMELGVTQSAVAQHVRGLEAELGIKLFERLPRALALTEPGRHYLEQIRKAFALIMDATAALRPVPLQLTISVTPTFAAKWLIPRLSTFMTAYPMLDLRIQASEAIANFQSDGIDIAVRQSRPPFGPGLSADLLFRQDVIAVCSPALVATATENAAGLPREQTSSNARLASSAIEHFALLHDGHSLWPDFITHALKSSPASSTRNIRFNQTSLALEAAIAGQGLALASRFLVESDLAAGRLVDPFGVSLHGPLDFYVVSPRKPSAGESIASVRQWLFSQRDAASLKLPSMV
- the tadA gene encoding tRNA adenosine(34) deaminase TadA, with translation MPDGPAAAPALGVSAPVAPALSLAPPLVPPVILLHPDDERHMRQAMLLARQAWDAGEVPVGALVVGADGSVLGQGANAPIGRSDPTAHAEIIALRSACGHAANYRLPGATLYVTLEPCAMCMGAMLHARLARVVYGAPDPKTGACGGVIDLPAVGTLNHQTTVVGGVLADECGELLRAFFRERRQQSREARVQAASG
- a CDS encoding LD-carboxypeptidase, with amino-acid sequence MAKKKAPSAADVTPAHDHQHDHSHDHAHDHGHAHQHDHVHGDACGCGSNGDFELAHDGAYDGSPLPRKKMGIYMVSPSGAVDPEAIAKARVTLAEQGFKVSVDRAALLRNQRFAGTDAQRLAGLHRAATQKHEIVMATRGGYGLSRLLPQIDWKLLADSGKKFVGYSDFTALQLGLLAKTGAVSYAGPCAAGDFGGKKIDDLTSEIFAEVMHGELELLSFDTQDADPVDCRGILWGGNLAMVTALLGTPYMPKIKGGILFLEDVNEHPYSIERMFAQLLQAGVLAKQKAIVLGSFTEYRLTANDAGYDLKEAIAWLRRESGVPVITGLPFGHTPFKVTLPVGAKVGLATEDGVAHLVIDEHHHH